The following DNA comes from Methanothermus fervidus DSM 2088.
TGCAGATTGATCTAACCTATCCTTTACTTCATCCCATAATGCAGCTGCTTTTAAACTTTCCTCTACTTTTTTTCTAATAATTTCTTCATCAGTTACTCCATGAATTCTTAAGCCATATGCTACATTTTCATATATTGATTTAGGAAATGGATTTGGCTTTTGAAAAACCATGCCTATTTTTTTTCGTAATTCAACAACGTCAACGTCAGGGTCATAAATATCTTTTCCATCAAAATAAACTTTTCCTTCATGTCTAAAATTTGGAATAACATCGTTCATTCTATTTAAAGTTCTTATAAATGTAGATTTACCACAACCAGATGGGCCAATAATTGCAGTTACTGTGTTTGCTTTTATTTTTATATTGATATCTTTTAAAATATGATCTTCTCCAAAATAAACATTTAGGTCCT
Coding sequences within:
- a CDS encoding phosphate ABC transporter ATP-binding protein, PhoT family (COGs: COG1117 ABC-type phosphate transport system ATPase component~InterPro IPR003439: IPR015850: IPR017871: IPR003593: IPR 005670~KEGG: mth:MTH1731 phosphate transport system ATP-binding~PFAM: ABC transporter related~SMART: AAA ATPase~SPTR: O27764 Phosphate import ATP-binding protein pstB~TIGRFAM: phosphate ABC transporter, ATPase subunit~PFAM: ABC transporter~TIGRFAM: phosphate ABC transporter, ATP-binding protein) — translated: MYRIETEDLNVYFGEDHILKDINIKIKANTVTAIIGPSGCGKSTFIRTLNRMNDVIPNFRHEGKVYFDGKDIYDPDVDVVELRKKIGMVFQKPNPFPKSIYENVAYGLRIHGVTDEEIIRKKVEESLKAAALWDEVKDRLDQSAFSLSGGQQQRLCIARTLAVEPEVIMMDEPCSALDPISTTKIEDLIHKLKKDYTIIIVTHNLQQATRVSEYAAFFLNGELVEYGPTEKLFVSPQDKRTEAYITGRFG